cattgctgatataatgtacgcctgtattatcatgcacaacatgattgtcaaaGATGAAGGTATACGAGTGACTAGTtaggccaacgacgataatgaagccggtccaagccacgacatagccgcccccaacgtacgaaatGGGGTCCCGCACGATGAAGCCgacctcctccaagcacatgccgacatgcgccaaacggatgctcatattcgactccaaaaggatttaattgaagagttgtgggcgcggaggattgcacgacgttagtttttttttttaattatgtaattttttcaaatgtaccttttttaaaatttaaataaaataattggattttcccgtatctgtgtcgtaaatttaatttcttattttgtgtgattgtcaattatttggtttatataattaggggtgatgtgactaggctattgttgggctatttgcttgtcctgatgatgtggcaggagaatttttagtgctgatgatgtggcaggaggagtttgtggctgagctattgctggacGAAAGCCACTGGAGATGCCCTTACACAATAAAAAGCAAAAATATATTCAAGGACTGATAAGGCAATTTCACCTTTATCATATTCTGCTAAGAAATGTTCGAGGGATGGTGAGTCCAGCAGCGTCGATCGCCTTGGTTCAGTGAGGATTTGATGCGTGAATCAAGAGAATTAAAAATAGAGcttaattaattactagtatttcTTAAAGGAATAAGTCATATAAGTCTCTATTtatactaaggaccctagggtggttcgactctcttttgcgatccgggaaagaaccacaTAGAAAACCCGGAAAGGGACTTATAATTACGTCCGACTCTATATCCTATTACATTAATGACGTGACATACAACTTAACAACGGACACAGTCTTGATAGCGCTCGGGGTCTGAGATTTCGGCGTGTAGGCTGTTCATGGCTCTCAAGAGTTTTCTAATTGAATTGATTCTTGATAATATAGAGAAACAAACGGAATTCATCATCTACGCGATAGCCCCACCCGACAACGGAATCCCCCATCTGCAATCCGTTTGCGCGCACGAGCTTCCCCCATTCATGTTTCAACACTAAGGCACTTGAACCAGCCCACCTCTTCAACTTCAATATGTATTCAACACCATTTGGATCTGTTGTCACCACCCTCAGATTATCTCCTCCATTCACTTCCACCCTTCCCCTCTCTTCTTCCGTCAAAGCTGCCATCAATCGCAAACTAGTCCTTTTGGTGATGAGCAACCGATTCTGATTCCGCGCAACATCTGTAGAAGTAAGCTCCTTCTCGAACATGAAAACTAGATCATTTCCCTCTGGTGGATCAggagcttcttcttcttcttcttcttcctcctcttgaTTAGGGTTTTGTATAGGTGCTTGATCATCTTGATTAGGGTTTTGTATAACAGTGTGACCCTCTTGATCATCAATGGAGATGTAGACTCCAAATAACTTGAACATTCTAGGTTTTGTGGAAAGAGATAAATCATAGTCTTCCTCTTGAATTGAGCTTCCTTTCGCCAACATTCTAGGTGGAACTGCTTCTTCTGGATTAGGGCTTTCCGTCGCCAATTTAGGTTTCTTGGGAATAAatgaatcatcatcatcatcatcttcttcttcttgattaAAACTTGACTTTCTTTTCCCCAAAATGGCTTCGTCGGTTGTAACTGATGAGAGTGGATGGACGGTTTCTTCTCCTTCTTTTCCATCATCAGACAGCTTCAACAGTTTAGATTTCTTGGGAATAAATAAATCATTACCTTCTTCCGGAAAGAACGCTGATATTGGTGAAACTGCATCACCATCATCTTCTCCGGTCGTAACTGAGACTGGATGGAAGTCTGATGGTGGCACGGcatcttctccttcttctccatcatcACACAGTTTAGGTTTCTTGGGAATAAATGAatgatcatcatcatcatcttcttcttgatTAGGGCTAAACTTTCTTTTTCTTGAAGCGTCATCGTTGGTGGTAATAGTATCTTGATCATCATGTTGTTTAGCCGGGAGAGAGGATCCAAATAGCTTGATTGTTTTCATTCTGCTTCAGCTATAGATATTTAGAATACAGTAGGAATATTTTGATTGTATTCAGTTGAATGTGTTGTGAGTGTTGATGAACCGAAGATTGATGTCATTTTATAGGGTAGGGTTATAATTTAGGAATTAATAAGTAAAGATAACATAAGATAATGCCTATAGGATTTCTCAATTCCATTCGATTTAGGAAATTAAAATAACGAGATATCATCGCTCCATACCATAGACCTAACAAATTTAATCACACTTTGTtcattttatagtattattttattatactcACATATAAAACTTAAAACCCCAATGCTAATTATTTCTTTCTAGCCTAGCTATTTAACgagattataatttattaatacaCTCTGTATTTTGTTTCATCTTTTATTTGTAACAAACTATTCGTAATTTTCTTCCAAATATTTATATGCCCTTCATACgtgtaaattataaaattaccaaaaaaaaattaaatatggtTCGCATACGTATTGTAATTGTTAGATTGTTTTCAAAATACAAGAAACactataataatatttaataaataaatatgcatgttcaagtttattttattataattatattttagagAATTAAATTTAAAGAAGGGATATTTGAAGAAAGTATAATGaatatagtaaaaataattaaatagaaaCTCTGTcagcgaataggagtcccgttctTCCATTTTAGTATGTCCGTGAATatgagtcccggttcacttttactataaatggtaatagggtcccacatttcatttaaaactaatatatacaaatgaaattcatattctactaacttttttccatccacttttattaacattttttttaaaattcatgccgCTAAGATCACGAGACTCTTAATAGCAGACAGacatatggagtataatatagGATTGATGGTATTGAGTATTGTCCGAACTGGATTTCTAAGGGGCTTAAGTTTGGGAAGGtcattctttttaaaaatgactCGAGACCACTTCAACTATTAGTCCAATTCAACCATATTTCGTTTTCCTATTGACTCTGGCCGATCTGATCTACTTGCTTATTCTAGATCACTCTGTTATATAATGCCCATAAATATACCTATTTAGTTACAGAATTTATAAACATTCGTCAAGGTGATATCACCATAAAAACATCGAGACtgcaaattatataatttttctttaaaattgcCATACTGGAATTAAGAAGTGGAATAAACTCAATTAAAAATACACTCTTAACACATAAATCAaagtgtaataaataaatactccctccgtcccatagaaataaacTAATTGAGGATATGAGTTTTAATACTTAAATGATAGagtaaaaaaggagaaaaagtttCTATAAATGGATATGGAGTATTtctgtgggacggacgaaaaagaaaatttagTCTATTTTcataggatggagggagtatataaatattagaGATGAAATTTTGTATGTTTATAGAGTTGTAGGTCTTATTAAacaaaacatttgatatctcatAAGTATTATTAGGGAACACAAATAAAAGCGTCATAacaaaagattaagataatttatACTCAACTTAGAAATGCTTTTTTTTTCATCCTAAATTGTGGTTagttttcaaaaaatttcatcacaAGTAATTGCTCTCTATTTTTGTATCCTTAAAAGTGTAAATTTTTGGTAGCTAAACATGGTTCAACATTAATTAGTTTTTTCAATGATATTTTTTCTCAGTTTATATCTCTTttgaattttcaattaattCATCAAGACTTTTATTTGACTTATCAAACGAATTTTCACCCTCGTTTATGGTGTCAACCATTCCATCCACGACTTATCACACAATTTAGTCATCCCCATTTGTGACATCATTCATCTACTGGTATGAAGTCTTCGGATTAATTTTTCAAGGAATTGAAATTTCGATAGACAACTCAAAAgataaaatcacaaaaaatattattgaaaaatGTTGAATGATTTCGTCAATCACATATGAAGCCTTTATATGGATACTGATTCTAAGATATAAGAAGATCAAACTAAGAATAAACAAACTTGTAAAGAAATCCTAATTGCTCGAAGCAAGGAATATCGAAATCAATTAATCGTCCGCAATTAAGCATTTTCAAGAAAATGTCCCAAGCAAATAATTCGACATTGCGCAATATGAATTTGTGAAATTTACCAAATTCAAACCATTTTAGGACTAAATATCAGAAGTATTAAAAAGAGAATTTATATGGTATGAATGGTTGAGAGACTTGTCACTGGAGtgaaataaatagtatgaaaaaGTCGACGTTaagtaatactctctccgtccgcggataagagtctcatttctttccgacatggattttaagaaatgtttagaaaagtgggtagaaaaaatttagtggaatatgagtctcaaaagtatatattagttttaaataaaatgtgagtataatgAGTTATTGGAATGTGAAACCTAtataccatttatagtaaaagtgaactgaAACTCCTACTCGTGGACGAACCAAAATAGagaaacgagactcctatttgcggacagAGAGAGTAACATCCCCGATCCCTATCTTGCTTCGAATAGTTTGTACTACTAATAAATGGAGGGTAATATGAAAAGCACGCATATTCTATCTTGCTCGAATACAACTATATAAAGATTTTGATCTCTCTATGATCTCTATCTTGCACAAATACAAATATGTAAAGTACGCATATTCTAACAAAATATCTTTATCACTATTCATTATATGGAAAAACTGAATCCAAATTTAGATATTATCCATAAATCtattgaaattttcaaatttatgcaCTTTCTTTAATGATTGAGATATTGAAAACTATTGAATCGAAAGATAGTTAAATAGAACCCAACTGTATAAACAAAAAGCCCTaaaaattttatgtttattACTATAATTTGAATGTTTATTCATGTTCTTATTCACTCTTATATAAAACACTTCGACCTTTCGTATTCGCGATGACTTGCAATTCGCTTGATCGAGTCATTCCACGTAGCCCAACGACTCATTCTTGCTAAGACAAATAGCCTGATTACTATTTGCAATTATAACAGGTCgattttagagcatctccagtgggcggacatcccattaggacatccactaggacatcccaaaaacacctcctgccacgtcactaggacttcccataccactgccacgtcactaggacttcccctcctatgtccgcccttcccactaggacatcccgcaataaaaaaaatcacaataatttaattacgtaaaaacggaaatataaatttgacacggaatacgggaaagcaaaatacgggcaaaaatacatattcataaaacataaaaaaaacatagttagaaaaaaagcaaaatacatagtcattcaaaaaaagaaaaatacataatccaacatccctggctcactccgcgctgtcctcgtcgcccgtgccgtcaccgtcgcccgtgccgcccccgtcgtcccctccgctaatctcggcgccatcatctccaatggggggcatccccaaatcgcgccgacatccatcgatgacatccttcagcatcctcttgtacagcggatcggtcgtgctatgccacctatgcatggtccggaccaagcttGTCGTTAACTGCACGCGGGCGAGGCGGTCGATATCTTCTTGGGGAGCAGAGGCTTCCGATTCGACCTCGAATGACCCGCTACCGCCGCTGGTTCCCCTAGCCctccgctgcgcagccttttgcccaaccgggcgacgacgacggcgagagtCTGATTGCGGTAGCGGGGACAATTCGTCGGCTtccgggagctcgtgcgaaccagcattgctgctgtattcaccggaagcattgatcttcgtccgcttcgcccagcccgattcgactcccccacaaaactttggggaatccttcaccacgagaaaggcctcccactggtcgaattgtttgaatttcaaGGCTCTGTCAGGGTACTGAGCAAAGGCACggttccggacatcctcctcggacataccgctgcttgcctggcggaggttgttttggtagaggccagcaaatcgactaagcttaggcctcaaccgctcccactgtttccggcactgttcgggaaggcgacgcttcgccccagccggtttgtgtgtgtggtaggcttcagcgatccgatgccacagtctgtcaatatgctggttggcaccgacatagggatcctcgacaatTGCAATccaagccttcgcaagcgcgacgttttcccactGGCTCCAGATCGTCAtctttcccgtctcctcatcctcctcctctgccaccgttcgtgaggaagaccctggggctttccccttgcccttgccacgtccctTCCCCCTGCCCCCGCTCATATCATCGGGCGTCTGCCTGACTGgagatatccccaactcctcaaaagagaaagtgtcTATGCTAGTGAATTGAGTatccggaacataagtggaaggggtatcagtagactgcatatccacaaccggccgatagacatcgtccgctagtggttcagggcccctgccaccccctcccacatgcatcatccccggcatcatccccggcatcatccccgccatcatccccggcatcatcatatttggggtcatgccccccatccccatccccggcatcatcatatttggggtcatgccccccatcccgaCTGCCTtaggcatcataccacccataccacccatctgtcccatccaattgtacatataaggggacatcatcccacccatgcCCCCCATCTGTCCCATTCCCGGTaccgttgtcgcatttccgctgacgtttccctccaggtcgatgggaaacgccggagtctgcgactcgctcgtggccggggagttcccatcgttctccattaaaagtagaaatgaaatttgtagtaaaagaagagagaaacttgttaacaacaagtggtgcaaatgaaatgaagttcaacgagccgtatatatagggtttaaaaaaaataaaaaaatttcggacgtccgagcgggacgtccgacccttgccacagtggcggacgtccgcccgcccgtcgcagggacgtccgaggacacccgacgtcctcacgggacgtccgtatccgaccctaaacgccacaatggcggacgtccgggtcgcccgtcgcgacgtccgacccgacgtccgccattggagatgctcttaggtctcaatcttttaaatttatttaggCCAACTCATTGATgcatctatttatttaacatttTGATCCGTAAATCGTAATTTTGTGACAGTTGTGATATGTAGATCTTAATCTATAAGTTGTTTTCATACAAAtagttaattttgtttttaaaaagaGAGTACTTTATTTATACCATCATACATTGCTTTGTTATACTAGTAGTTATTTTTAacacaataaatttaaataaatggaGGATTTTGATAAAACCAAGAGATAGAAACAACGATGTTCAATTATATCTTCAGTGAACGATCCATTTGCATTTAcaatcaataaaaatatttaataatactaaaatttgaTCGTCTCTCTCCCCTTCCCTCTCTTCATCGTTTCCTCCACCAAcaccattctctctctctctctctctctccacatGTAGATACGTTTTGTTACAGTAATTATCATCCTAGGGTTCTCATCCTATCCCGGGATAAGGAATAACCATTCACCATTTTCGGCACAAGAAAGTGACGTCGCATCGGACGGCGGCGGATCTGATTCAATTCAGAAGTTAAAGCAAAATGAGTGCGGATCTGGTGGCTCCGACCGCCCATGGGAATCTGGATGAACAGATTGCACAGCTTATGCAGTGCAAACCCTTGTCTGAGCCAgaggttttttttcttttccttttcatttCGTTTGGTATTTATCGGTGACCTAAACGTATAGATCTGCTAGATTCTATAAATTCTCGCTTTTGATTTTCATATGCATGTGATACTTCcttttttgattaattatttgcCACAGCTATGCCATTCTTagatgtattttttaaaaaatcttttTTCTTGGTTGGATTTGATTATTGATAGATAGTTCTGTGGTACCATTTTTAAGGAAATCTTGGAAATGACTAAATTTAGAAGCTTGGGACATGAAGGCAGTTCAATTTCATTATAATTGGGTGTCAAATTGGATGTTTTCTCGTTTATTATTAGGACGCAGTTAATGTTAACGGGGATAGAGAGTGAGATTTGGCATACTATACTCGAATTTGGTACAGATCACTGGTGGATGAGGGATAGAGAACCCTAATTAGAAATTcagtgagagaaagagaaatagTATGGGGGAAATAGATGCTCTCAAGTAAGAGTGTGTATGTATAGGCATTTAATTCTGCTTGGTAGTTTTGGTGTATCAGTTAAAACAAATCTTGAACCATGCTACTCATGCACTATGTTATATTTGCATAGATCCCGAGTCGGCCTCAGCATATAATCAtgtaatatgaaaaaaatagtgggTCAAATCAGCTATCAGAGTGGCAGCTATGAGGCACAACGCAATCAATGTGTCAAAAGCACGTCCAGGGAGCAAGACACACTAGGCTAGACAGTTATCACCCCAAGGTGGCTGAGGCGAGCTGCATTCAAGGGTGTAGTTGGGGCAACTGTTCTTGTTTCTGAGCAGCACTTCCACAAACGACGGCATCTCGATTCAGATTTTTCAGGAAAAGTCTGAATATTGAGTACTCTCCTTGAATTTAtcgagatagagagagagagatagactCTGGAAGAGAAATTTCTAGGGGCGCACAGAGCAAGGCCCGAGTCACCCCAAGGTGGCTGGTGCGATGATGGTGACGGGGCAATCCCTAAACCAAAATCTGATCTTCTTTCTCCCTTCTTCTCCACATCCACATCCCTTCTCCACATCTCGCCCCACATCCCTTCTTCTGCACATTTCCGACTTCCCTTCTTTTAATTTGCTCGCGGCAGCAGTTAGGGTTGGCTGCTAAGGAGGACAAATTATTTTACCTATTATGTTATTTATACTTGAAAATTGAAACGTTTTTCACTAATTGGTAGTGTAGGTCTTTTAGATGCATTTATTACTTTTAAATGCATTTATTACAGTTCATGTAAGTCCCTTGTTAGTTGGAGAATTTGTAGTACAAATACCCTAAGTCATTATTACCCAATTGCCCTGCTCCTCAGGTTTTTACCTAATCGCCTCGGTGTGCCCTGTGCTCCTAATAGCACTGGCCACTGTGTATGAAAATACGTAGGAAATTAAATGAGAACGTGGTGTacgatgaattttttttattagtattattaaagaaatcatataattcttcttttctctttctcccgttttcctttttcttctttagtaaACTAGATTTTCCTCTTAGTAATTGTTCGATTTTGATCATTGTTTATTGATTACACATTTATAAATAACCAATTACAAAACTAACTCATATTTGTTGGTTAATTAATCTAAGTCATATTTGCTTCAAACTATTCTGTCTGTGCGCCTTTTACCTGATTGCCCTAGTGCGTCCTGCGCTCCTGACAGCACCAGCCCGAATGGAACATTTACTGTCGGAAATCAAGTTACATATAGTTTGTAGTACGATGGTTGAATGTATTACCAGACACCTGATGGACCAAAATACTAAGTTTgacatttaatttcataaattttggGAGCTCGaaagaaatacataaaattgGGTAGACATGGTGTTGTATTTGGTTTAGGAGTGACTTCCCCATGTGATTCTACTTATCATAAAAAGTGAAGAGAATTAAACAAACGGAACTACTTAACAAATCTGATACAATGTAGTTTATTTGGTTCAGTTCAGTTGCTAGACCTAAAATAATTCAGTTCTTGGTTTTCAAATTGAAAAGATGCAGAGTCTATGGATATTACTGAATTAACTATCTTTCATTCATGATTCAGCTCTATTTTTCCTCTTCTTACCGAGTTCCTGATTGATTTGTCTTTCCCTTTTCTGCACCTTTCTTTCATCTGTGTTCGTTTCTCAATCTTTGACTTTTGCTTCATTTTCCCATTTTCATTTGCCCTGCTTTTTACAGATTTTCTGAACTCTCTTGATTTTGTAATTTGTTCATGTCTCTAAATCTCATTTACACAACAGATACACCATTTTGTCATCTTGTTTTCGCTGATTTTAAAACACACTAATCTAACTAAACTAAATTCAGTTTGGTTCAATTGGAAAGTGTTTTAATGTAGTTCTTTTTATTCAGTTCAGATTTAATGtgttttctcttactctctGCCTCTAAGAATTTTACTCATAAGAAATTAAGATCAAATGGATATCTTTGTCTTTATGGTTGAAGATTACATAAACATATGCTGCATGACTATGATTGTCTATATTACAATATCTTTAGGTCTGATGCTCTCCATTCATTTTGGTATAAATATCTCCTCAACATCTAGGTTTTTAATGTATTCTGATAGAATGGACAAATGCCTTATAGCTTCTTGAGCATTTCTGGGATGTACGCAAATTGATGTAGAATGcaataatgaataatttatctTCCTTAGTTTCTctttattcattaaaaaatgGAAAATCTAATGGATATGACTCTCTTTATGGTTAAAGATTACGGAAACATATGCTGCATGACTATGATTGTCTATGCGGTGCCATGTCCTGCTAATGTATCTTTTTAAGTTTTTCCCTGTTTTGTCATAAAATGATGTTTCCTTCGTGCGTTGCATGGTGAGTATCTTACTATCTTCTATATTTTGCATGCATACCATTTATTCTCTCATCTACCTTCTACGGTTTTTAAAAGGTCTTCCTTCTATTGAAGACCATTTTGAATAGCGCTTCAATTTCTAAAAATGGCGCTGGGAGTgttgaatttataattttatatgctAATTTTAGTTTACACCCGATTTGAATTTATCTGCGAATTTGAGTATATTATGGCCTAAAGAACTCCCTATATGTTTGTCCATACCTGTAACAAAGTTGCTACAACTGAAAAATGGTGAACTCTCTTCATGTCAATAAATATGAAGTGCGGTAGTTCAGCTTTAACTTATCCCAGATTACTTTGTGATCTTTATGGTCCTTTTCGGAACAATTAATTTTGTGTACTCATCTAATTATGTGTTAGCAAGTACTAATTTATTACACGAGTTTGGTTGGACCAATAAAACTTCATGTTCATTTTTTTGGCACGATAAGAAGTTGGTACTCCAGTTCTATTATCATGAACCTTGAAATGATATTTATGCTCATTTTGGTGGATAAAAATGTTATATAAAGACAAGGAAAGTTGGACTGTGCCTATTATGTgacatttattattttactgAATTATTGCATCTTGTTTGATCACTGTAATTCTGAGAAGAAAGGAGCTATTATGAATGtgaattttctttcttttgaaaatGCAGGTTAGAACATTATGTGAGAAGGCTAAGGAGATACTCATGCAGGAAAGCAATGTCCAGGTGTGTATTTTACAATAgtttgatttggtatttactgATTTGGTTTCTATGCCCTTTGCTATAACTCAACATTTTTATGCAATTTAATCACATCACATCACAATCAAATGTATGGAAATAATGTTTTTGactaatttgtttttgtttgaatGTTGCCTTCGTTCCCCTGAAAGCGTACCCTATTTGAGTATTCTGGACATCTTCGCTTAGATTTGATTGATTTGCTGATATGCGTATCTCATGGATTAACTGGAGGAAAATGTTGTATTATGCCAATAATCGCGGGGTTAGATTATGCTGCAGTATATTTATTTGGAAAATTTTATACCTAAACCTTTGATATTTTACTTCATAGCTCCTCTGGTGAAAGTTTCATGTTAATCAGTTTTTAGTTATAATGATCTTGGAAATCATGAATCTTGGCTCTAACTTAAAAAATTCGAGGTAATTTCTACTAATCTTTACTTTCATGCTTGTCCAATGTGGTTCAGTATCTAGGTCTTACCTAAATCTGAGTTTTGTATGTAATCTATTAGTTTTCCCTGacaaaattatcaattattgGTTACACGGATGGATTTTACTGTGCGGCCCTAGGTCTATATTAATCTCTTTCTACTGGATGCAGCCTGTAAAAAGTCCCGTGACAATTTGTGGTGATATTCATGGACAATTTCACGACCTTGCTGAACTATTCCGCATTGGAGGGAAGGTACTTATTGCCTATAACGTTCACCtgcttggatttattttttgttgtgaaCTATGATTAGTGAATCCATGGAAGTTATTGTAGGATTCTGCTTTAAGGATAAGCTGTTTGATCATATATTAACTGCTTGAAATTAAATAGACACTTTTTTGTCATTAGTAGGTTTCTATTTGATACTTGTGTGCCTATCAAATCTAATAACTTTGGAAAAACAAAGAGTTTGGCCTGCGTGTTTTCTCTCTGTCTGGGTATCTGGAAGCCAATTGCTAGGTTGTTAAGATTCATAAAGTATTTCTTTCAAGCTCATCTGACCACAATGCTGAAATTGATCTCAATACGTTTATGATTTTAGTTTCTGTGTTCCTCATGCTATCCTGTTCTTTATTGGCAGTGTCCGGACACAAACTATCTATTTATGGGAGATTATGTCGATCGTGGTTACTATTCAGTTGAAACAGTTACTGTAAGTTAAATTAAAACTTTGCCTTGCCTTTCTGGCATTattgatgtttgcttttgaTATTAAGGCTATGATAATATGATGAATGAATGCTTTATAGCTCATACCTCTCTGTTATTTGTATTGtgattatgattttattttctttatatatcattttcttcCCATTATGAGTTTATCAATTTTGTGATAATACTTCAAAAAAAGATAATGTTAGCATGCTAGCTGCCTcgctttattttttaaaaatcttttaGCGAGAGAAGCTTAACAAATTGTTTCCTGCAGCTACTAGTGACTTTGAAAGTACGCTATCCTCAACGTATCACAATTCTTAGAGGAAATCATGAGAGTAGACAGGTATTGAGTTCACTCCTAGTTTCCTTGTTATTCTTGATACAACAATATTCCATCTTTTCTTGTTTCCAGATCTTTTAGTTTTTATACTGTGATTTACACCTTTTCTGCCATAATCTAACACTATTTTTCATTTACTTGCCTGCAGATCACCCAAGTCTATGGTTTTTATGATGAATGTCTGAGGAAGTGAGTTTCTATTATATATCCGTGCTATCTATTCTCAGCTAGCTCTAGGATTCATTTTGTGTGTACTCACATTTTTATTTCCTCAAATCTTTTAAAAATGTCCTGCAAAATAACGAGACATACTTATGAAATAGAATTTGGCTAATTGAATAAGGCTACATAGACATTTCTATTTCTTAAGAGAGTGCAGATGTAGAAATTTCTTGTTCACATATGATAGATGTATGCTCCTCTTATGAAAGAATACTATCAGA
This genomic interval from Salvia splendens isolate huo1 chromosome 13, SspV2, whole genome shotgun sequence contains the following:
- the LOC121761495 gene encoding uncharacterized protein LOC121761495 isoform X2, with the protein product MKTIKLFGSSLPAKQHDDQDTITTNDDASRKRKFSPNQEEDDDDDHSFIPKKPKLCDDGEEGEDAVPPSDFHPVSVTTGEDDEGEETVHPLSSVTTDEAILGKRKSSFNQEEEDDDDDDSFIPKKPKLATESPNPEEAVPPRMLAKGSSIQEEDYDLSLSTKPRMFKLFGVYISIDDQEGHTVIQNPNQDDQAPIQNPNQEEEEEEEEEAPDPPEGNDLVFMFEKELTSTDVARNQNRLLITKRTSLRLMAALTEEERGRVEVNGGDNLRVVTTDPNGVEYILKLKRWAGSSALVLKHEWGKLVRANGLQMGDSVVGWGYRVDDEFRLFLYIIKNQFN
- the LOC121761495 gene encoding uncharacterized protein LOC121761495 isoform X1 → MKTIKLFGSSLPAKQHDDQDTITTNDDASRKRKFSPNQEEDDDDDHSFIPKKPKLCDDGEEGEDAVPPSDFHPVSVTTGEDDGDAVSPISAFFPEEVTTDEAILGKRKSSFNQEEEDDDDDDSFIPKKPKLATESPNPEEAVPPRMLAKGSSIQEEDYDLSLSTKPRMFKLFGVYISIDDQEGHTVIQNPNQDDQAPIQNPNQEEEEEEEEEAPDPPEGNDLVFMFEKELTSTDVARNQNRLLITKRTSLRLMAALTEEERGRVEVNGGDNLRVVTTDPNGVEYILKLKRWAGSSALVLKHEWGKLVRANGLQMGDSVVGWGYRVDDEFRLFLYIIKNQFN